A stretch of Rhodoferax potami DNA encodes these proteins:
- the glnK gene encoding P-II family nitrogen regulator — protein MKLVTAIIKPFKLDEVREALSGMGVQGITVTEVKGFGRQKGHTELYRGAEYVVDFLPKVKIEAAIDDALVERVIEAVEGAARTGKIGDGKIFVYDLEQVVRIRTGETGKEAL, from the coding sequence ATGAAACTCGTGACGGCCATCATTAAACCGTTCAAGCTCGATGAGGTGCGCGAAGCCTTGTCCGGCATGGGAGTGCAAGGCATTACCGTGACTGAAGTCAAAGGCTTCGGCCGCCAAAAAGGCCACACAGAGCTGTACCGCGGTGCAGAGTACGTGGTCGATTTCCTCCCCAAGGTCAAGATTGAAGCGGCGATTGACGACGCTTTGGTAGAGCGCGTCATCGAAGCGGTCGAGGGCGCCGCCCGCACCGGCAAGATCGGCGACGGCAAGATTTTTGTCTACGACCTTGAACAAGTGGTCCGCATCCGCACCGGTGAAACCGGCAAAGAAGCGCTGTAA